A single region of the Candidatus Paceibacterota bacterium genome encodes:
- a CDS encoding class I SAM-dependent methyltransferase has protein sequence MGTKYVRLNARLYRYLCGCRSDAADPLLQELRTETAALGQEVSKCQISDEQGAFLSLLVAATGVKSAIEVGTFTGYSSLCIARALPPKGRLICLDESAEWTAVARKYWAKAGMQDRIELRLGKAIPRLKRLEPGVMFDFAFIDADKTQYDAYYELLLPRLRRNGLLLFDNMLWGGRLGKGLVKEATGRAIDALNHKLALDARVETVLLSIADGIQLCRKR, from the coding sequence GTGGGCACTAAGTACGTCCGACTCAACGCACGACTCTACCGCTACCTCTGCGGCTGCCGCAGCGACGCGGCCGATCCGCTCCTGCAGGAACTCCGCACGGAGACTGCTGCGCTCGGGCAAGAAGTGAGCAAGTGCCAGATCAGCGACGAGCAGGGAGCCTTTCTGAGTCTTCTGGTCGCGGCGACGGGCGTGAAGTCCGCGATCGAGGTTGGGACGTTCACCGGTTATAGCTCGTTGTGCATTGCGCGTGCTTTGCCTCCAAAGGGTCGGCTCATCTGTCTGGATGAGAGCGCCGAATGGACGGCGGTGGCGCGGAAATACTGGGCAAAGGCCGGCATGCAGGATCGAATTGAACTGCGACTCGGCAAGGCCATTCCCCGGCTGAAACGGCTTGAACCGGGGGTGATGTTCGATTTTGCATTCATTGACGCAGACAAGACCCAATACGACGCCTATTACGAACTGCTCCTGCCGCGCCTGAGACGCAATGGCCTCCTGCTTTTCGATAATATGCTCTGGGGCGGCAGGTTGGGGAAAGGCCTGGTGAAGGAAGCTACCGGACGCGCGATTGATGCCTTGAACCACAAGCTGGCCCTTGACGCACGGGTGGAAACCGTGCTGCTTTCGATCGCGGACGGCATTCAACTCTGTCGTAAACGATGA
- a CDS encoding DUF932 domain-containing protein, with protein MLINHSTTETSPHPTDIEGELRDDLARLRNELARLENAIESLDPSSGHLTGISTASGAIATAGLDWEVVKEPLRLNDCHSASPQEKNHVLVRTSPGSGPNRVILGRVAEDYTPLQNREALALLDPLVQAGTAEYHSAGAVDHGRRVWVLGRLLKPARIKGADTLDRYLLLVNNHTGASPQVQMRLMPHRLFCSNMLAAEIEMGRKVSITAAGDVYVQLQQAKESVRQVEQNYSAIESVFRRMADTPMTTDGAAEYVKEVLPEPVQTNPEEEHDPLRRLRELANTLFETGKGNDQPGIRGTLWAAYNGITELVDHHIPDESPEARLGRIWFGSGHEIKIRAYTVAIRWLRVATRAENWRSVGNRKELPRAIRRTAELPVVHPSGSMQKQAAELCAALP; from the coding sequence ATGCTGATAAATCACTCGACTACGGAAACAAGTCCTCACCCCACCGACATCGAAGGAGAATTGCGAGATGACTTAGCCAGACTCAGGAATGAGTTAGCCAGACTCGAAAACGCAATTGAATCGCTAGATCCTTCAAGCGGACACCTGACGGGAATTTCGACGGCGTCTGGGGCGATTGCAACGGCTGGGTTGGATTGGGAAGTGGTCAAGGAACCACTTCGACTAAATGACTGTCACTCCGCCAGCCCGCAGGAGAAAAATCATGTCCTGGTCCGGACCAGCCCGGGAAGCGGCCCGAATCGAGTCATACTGGGACGCGTCGCGGAGGATTACACGCCCTTACAGAATCGAGAGGCGCTTGCATTGCTTGATCCGCTCGTGCAAGCCGGGACTGCCGAATATCACTCCGCCGGCGCGGTAGATCATGGGCGGAGGGTCTGGGTGCTTGGCCGGCTGCTCAAGCCCGCTCGGATCAAGGGCGCGGATACTCTCGATAGATACTTGCTGCTGGTAAACAACCACACTGGCGCTTCGCCTCAGGTGCAGATGCGGTTAATGCCGCACCGGTTATTCTGCAGCAACATGCTGGCTGCGGAGATAGAGATGGGGCGAAAAGTGTCCATCACGGCAGCGGGGGACGTTTACGTGCAGTTACAACAGGCGAAAGAGAGTGTGCGTCAGGTTGAACAGAACTACTCAGCCATTGAATCCGTGTTCCGGCGCATGGCCGATACGCCCATGACCACTGACGGAGCGGCTGAGTACGTGAAGGAAGTGCTGCCTGAGCCGGTCCAAACGAATCCAGAGGAGGAGCACGATCCGCTGCGCAGGCTCCGCGAGCTGGCAAACACCCTGTTTGAGACGGGCAAAGGTAACGACCAGCCGGGGATTCGGGGGACCCTTTGGGCTGCTTACAATGGCATCACTGAGTTGGTGGATCATCACATACCGGACGAGTCTCCGGAGGCCAGGTTGGGGCGCATTTGGTTCGGCAGCGGCCACGAGATTAAGATCAGGGCCTACACTGTAGCCATAAGGTGGCTGCGAGTGGCTACCCGGGCCGAGAATTGGCGTTCTGTCGGCAATCGGAAGGAGCTTCCCCGGGCAATCAGACGCACCGCGGAGCTGCCGGTTGTGCACCCTTCTGGCTCCATGCAGAAGCAAGCCGCGGAGCTTTGCGCAGCGCTTCCTTGA
- the fmt gene encoding methionyl-tRNA formyltransferase, translating to MAALRIVFMGTAELSCDSLRRLLESPAFQMVAVVTQPDRPKGRAFKLQPSPVKVLGLQALLPVLQPERARSEEFLAHLQALQPDLIAVAAYGQILPASILNLPRFGCLNVHTSLLPRYRGAAPIQWAILNGDAETGVTIMKMDAGLDTGEIVTQARTPIRPEDDAEALHDRLAGMGAELLVRTIPEYVAGRITLQRQPAEGVSHAPKIRKEDGHIDWRQPALAIWNRVRGLTPWPGAFSYLPGQPRPHLLKIWRAEVATCSGPAGEVLQADKTGIVVGCGQEALRILRLQLEGGRRLEAQAFLAGHPLQPGHKLG from the coding sequence ATGGCTGCCTTGCGAATCGTCTTCATGGGCACGGCGGAGCTGTCTTGTGACAGCCTGCGGAGGCTGCTCGAATCGCCGGCGTTCCAGATGGTGGCCGTTGTCACGCAACCGGATCGTCCGAAAGGGCGCGCCTTCAAGCTCCAGCCCTCGCCGGTGAAGGTGCTGGGGTTACAAGCACTGCTGCCCGTGTTGCAGCCCGAGCGGGCGCGGAGCGAGGAGTTTTTGGCGCACCTGCAAGCGCTGCAGCCAGACTTGATTGCGGTGGCGGCTTATGGCCAAATTCTGCCGGCGAGCATTCTGAACTTGCCGCGCTTTGGTTGCCTCAACGTCCACACCTCCCTGCTGCCACGCTATCGCGGTGCGGCGCCAATCCAATGGGCAATCCTGAACGGGGATGCGGAGACGGGCGTGACGATCATGAAGATGGACGCGGGTCTGGATACCGGTGAAATCGTGACCCAGGCCCGGACGCCGATTCGCCCTGAAGACGACGCGGAGGCACTGCACGACCGCCTTGCCGGCATGGGCGCGGAGCTATTGGTGCGGACCATACCCGAGTATGTCGCTGGCAGGATCACGTTGCAGCGTCAGCCAGCGGAAGGAGTCAGCCACGCACCTAAAATCAGGAAGGAGGACGGGCATATTGATTGGCGGCAGCCGGCGCTCGCCATTTGGAATCGCGTGCGGGGCCTCACGCCCTGGCCTGGGGCATTCAGCTATCTGCCCGGTCAACCCCGGCCGCACCTGCTCAAAATCTGGCGGGCGGAGGTCGCAACGTGCTCCGGCCCGGCCGGCGAGGTACTGCAGGCCGACAAAACCGGCATCGTGGTGGGCTGCGGTCAAGAGGCTCTGCGGATACTAAGGTTGCAGCTCGAAGGCGGACGGCGCCTGGAGGCGCAGGCATTCCTGGCCGGTCACCCGCTGCAACCCGGCCACAAGTTGGGTTGA